In the Gasterosteus aculeatus chromosome X, fGasAcu3.hap1.1, whole genome shotgun sequence genome, one interval contains:
- the szl gene encoding sizzled — MAVFFAVALLAVTCPSMAFDMGQSTRCVTIPNRMKVCKDVGYSEMRLPNFLGHSNLDVEVVPRSEDWRPLLQTGCHPQAQTFLCSLIAPVCLDTFIRPCRSLCVAVRDSCAPVLACQGHPWPAALDCDRFPAEEDMCLSPHAKSNYFTKGIPKVACQNCPSVEEAPAVKTVLDSFCQHDFAVTAKLHRRRSPAGEPEYEIDGRVEFIRQGPLLPYDTQHLLQQWLLINLGCANGLVRPGRSQLCVLTGSVQHDGTLALTRVFPWNKKDASIAAATRKWKHHRC; from the exons ATGGCTGTGTTCTTCGCCGTGGCCCTCCTGGCCGTGACGTGTCCCTCGATGGCGTTCGACATGGGTCAGTCCACTCGTTGCGTCACTATCCCCAACCGGATGAAAGTCTGCAAAGACGTCGGTTACTCCGAGATGCGGCTGCCCAACTTCCTGGGTCACAGCAACCTGGACGTTGAGGTGGTGCCCCGTTCAGAGGACTGGAGGCCTCTGCTGCAGACCGGCTGCCACCCTCAGGCCCAGACCTTCCTCTGCTCCCTCATCGCCCCCGTCTGCCTCGACAC atTCATCCGCCCGTGCCGCAGTCTGTGCGTGGCGGTGAGGGACAGCTGTGCCCCGGTGCTCGCCTGCCAGGGTCACCCGTGGCCCGCGGCTCTTGATTGCGACCGCTTTCCTGCTGAGGAAGACATGTGCCTCTCTCCCCACGCAAAGTCGAACTACTTTACCAAAG GAATCCCCAAAGTCGCTTGCCAGAACTGCCCGTCTGTGGAAGAGGCCCCTGCAGTGAAAACGGTCCTGGACAGCTTTTGCCAGCATGACTTTG CTGTGACGGCGAAACTTCACCGCCGCCGCAGCCCCGCCGGAGAGCCGGAGTACGAGATTGACGGCCGCGTTGAGTTCATCCGCCAGGGACCTCTGCTGCCCTACGACACCCAGCACCTCCTCCAGCAGTGGCTCCTCATCAACCTCGGCTGCGCCAACGGCCTGGTGCGTCCCGGCAGGTCACAGCTCTGCGTGCTGACCGGCTCGGTGCAGCACGATGGAACCCTCGCTCTCACCCGCGTCTTCCCGTGGAACAAAAAGGACGCGAGCATTGCGGCGGCCACGCGCAAGTGGAAGCACCACAGATGTTGA
- the mov10l1 gene encoding RNA helicase Mov10l1 gives MLTAVRCVLSKLVSPLWRTVEVDEEGLFSAAAGTKNVRTLRDGVVTQLCLDYGMIDHAVCFTRGEVLCGSPLKEGDLVNCIAVQHGAHGGWNALRVEKIADAWEDGDRTSVEADSLQLRPLIGTVTSFDGDGGYINQTTYFPRCSLRQGYEPMKGDWVQAKYCINPTQWTTQVRSVEPLRYQRRNRVHVTSLYGRNGVVEDSVFFSLDSLLLPAHYKPLPGHLVNVVMVESSQSLCCWRALCMAPCLQSGNVSAAQFPEGELKDILENKGGLDVTDYGQFVDLMIGDQQELVLWIQNKGSETHRLKYCDFSGWDSEEQFTLVTVKNSPQGPKQQPLHKSYSKSEKCSDSSEKQVADAKEVDKENGEGPKETIHIPGVRRQERGVDISPGERLPIVVACKAKILGSCAELLLLHFSSFTIGRRLEVTVGSKEENLLLPSVTYSSRDVRLVSTVPSNVVTVSAPKCAQRPTRRRLPNFLSNYPLPTALRDCVEAENDVLAVQPCLGEVLSASNMRQRFSVLLWLEELHAEKEMREFTIVGALLGKGGTYLHLEVLGLAEGRPSLCIGDQIILKKPQTGGRVVEYVGYVAEINDENVSLRVHSDFQRSYLGEPLDVEFPYNRLTMRRCHNALEHTKHFSEILFPCRVTVKTSQWTAKWIDEPDPDNEVPPIPNGKDSSLSGDVMSKATQTKDGSVPSKPVPSMGHFFNPVLNPPQREAVKRILAGECRPLPYVLFGPPGTGKTITLIEAILQVYHFLPSSRVLVCTPSNSAADLICIRLHGSGFLHAASLARVNASRRQEESIPEVLRQYSKAGEDIRHASFHRIVVSTCSSAGMFHNIGLQVGHFSHVFLDEAGQATEPESLIPMSFLSEIDGQIVLAGDPCQLGPIIKSKLAAAYGLGVSMLERLMANPLFARHDWGYNPMLVTKLIYNYRSHKALITLPSKLFYKDELCFKAPKAEVETLCKWKTLPKKGFPLLFHGVRGTEMREGNNPSWFNPVEAVQVMIYCCQLAKKLYKPVAASDIGIIAPYKKQCEKIRVLLGKVGLSDVKVGSVEEFQGQEFLVIIMSTVRSNESVQSDNLQSVLGFLANPKRFNVAITRPKALLLIVGNPHILIRDLCFRALLHYCFINGAYLGCDPPPSLRDSEIVAEP, from the exons ATGCTTACGGCCGTGCGGTGCGTGCTGTCTAAGCTGGTTTCTCCCTTGTGGAGGACCGTGGAGGTGGACGAAGAAGGCCTTTTCTCCGCCGCGGCAG GCACGAAGAACGTCCGCACCCTGCGGGACGGTGTGGTGACGCAGCTGTGCCTCGACTACGGCATGATCGACCACGCAGTCTGCTTCACCCGCGGGGAGGTGCTGTGCGGGTCGCCGCTGAAGGAAGGGGACCTGGTGAACTGCATAGCCGTGCAACATGGAGCCCACGGCGGGTGGAACGCTTTAAGG GTGGAGAAGATTGCAGATGCTTGGGAGGACGGTGACAGGACCTCGGTAGAAGCTGACAGCTTGCAGCTGCGGCCTCTCATTGGCACGGTCACGTCCTTTGACGGAGACGGCGGCTACATAAACCAGACCACGTACTTCCCACGCTGCAGTCTTCGGCAAG GTTATGAACCAATGAAAGGAGACTGGGTCCAAGCAAAATATTGTATCAATCCTACCCAGTGGACCACCCAGGTTCGTTCCGTGGAGCCTTTACGGTACCAGCGCAGAAATCGG GTGCATGTGACCAGTCTCTATGGTAGAAATGGAGTGGTGGAGGACAGCGTGTTCTTCAGCCTCgactctctgctgctgcctgcCCACTACAAGCCTTTACCGGGGCACCTGGTCAACGTCGTCATGGTGGAGAGCAGTCAGTCCCTGTGCTGTTGGAGGGCCCTGTGCATGGCCCCCTGCCTTCAGAG TGGGAATGTTTCTGCCGCACAGTTTCCAGAGGGGGAACTTAAGGACATTTTGGAAAACAAAGGGGGGCTGGATGTAACAGACTATGGCCAGTTTGTGGATCTGATGATCGGGGACCAACAAGAGCTGGTGCTCTGGATACA AAATAAAGGTTCAGAGACTCACAGGCTGAAGTACTGTGACTTTTCTGGCTGGGACTCAGAGGAACAGTTCACTCTGGTCACTGTGAAAAACTCCCCACAGGGACCGAAGCAACAACCGTTGCACAAATCTTACTCAAAGTCGGAAAAGTGCTCCGACTCTTCAGAAAAACAAGTCGCTGATGCAAAAGAGGTAGACAAAGAAAATGGTGAGGGGCCGAAGGAGACCATCCATATCCCAGGTGTaaggagacaggagagaggtGTGGATATTTCCCCAGGAGAGAGGTTGCCTATTGTTGTGGCCTGCAAAGCAAA GATCCTGGGAAGCTGTGCtgagctgctgttgctgcacTTCTCCTCTTTCACCATCGGGAGGCGCCTCGAGGTCACAGTGGGCAGCAAAGAGGAGAACCTGCTGCTGCCCTCGGTGACCTACAGCTCCAGAGATGTACGTCTGGTCTCAACGGTGCCGTCCAACGTGGTCACCGTCTCTGCTCCAAAATGCGCTCAAAG ACCAACCAGGCGGCGGCTGCCAAACTTCCTTTCGAACTATCCACTGCCCACGGCTCTCAGAGACTGTGTGGAGGCAGAGAACGACGTGCTGGCAGTCCAGCCCTGCCTCGGAGAG GTGCTGTCGGCATCCAACATGCGTCAGCGTTTCTCGGTGCTTCTctggctggaggagctgcatgcAGAGAAGGAAATGAGAGAATTCACCATCGTCGGGGCCCTCCTCGGGAAAGGGGGGACCTACCTGCACCTAGAGGTCCTTGGGTTGGCCGAAGGGCGACCAAGTCTCTGCATCG GTGACCAAATAATATTAAAGAAACCGCAGACTGGCGGCAGGGTAGTGGAGTACGTTGGTTATGTTGCAGAG atcAATGATGAAAATGTGAGTTTGAGAGTGCACTCAGATTTTCAGCGCAGCTACCTCGGCGAGCCGCTTGACGTTGAGTTCCCGTATAACAG ATTGACAATGAGACGTTGTCACAACGCACttgaacacacaaaacatttctcGGAGA TTCTCTTCCCCTGCAGAGTGACTGTTAAGACCTCCCAATGGACAGCAAAGTGGATAGACGAGCCAGACCCGGACAATGAG GTCCCACCCATTCCAAATGGAAAAGATTCAAGCCTTTCCGGTGACGTGATGTCAAAGGCCACACAAACCAAGG ATGGTAGTGTCCCATCTAAACCCGTCCCCAGCATGGGGCACTTCTTCAACCCGGTCCTGAACCCCCCTCAGAGAGAGGCGGTGAAGAGGATCCTGGCCGGGGAGTGTCGGCCCCTTCCGTATGTGCTGTTTGGACCTCCGGGCACCGGAAAGACCATCACGCTCATAGAGGCCATACTGCAG GTTTACCACTTTCTGCCCAGCAGTCGCGTACTTGTCTGTACCCCTTCCAACAGTGCTGCTGACCTCATCTGCATCCGCCTCCATGGCAGTGGTTTCCTGCATGCTGCGAGTTTGGCCCGTGTCAACGCCTCCCGCAGGCAGGAAGAG tcCATCCCTGAAGTGCTAAGACAGTATTCCAAGGCAGGAGAGGACATCCGCCATGCCTCTTTTCACAGGATTGTGGTCAGCACCTGCTCCAGTGCCGGCATGTTCCATAATATAGGACTACA AGTGGGACATTTTTCCCACGTGTTCCTGGATGAAGCCGGCCAAGCCACAGAGCCAGAGTCCTTGATCCCCATGAGTTTTCTATCAGAGATAGATGGACAG ATCGTGTTGGCTGGGGACCCCTGTCAGTTGGGTCCAATAATAAAGTCCAAGCTGGCCGCTGCCTACGGCCTCGGAGTGTCGATGCTGGAGAGGCTGATGGCCAACCCGCTGTTCGCCAGACATGACTGGGGATACAACCCCATGCTG GTTACTAAGCTGATCTACAATTACCGTTCTCACAAGGCCTTAATCACGCTGCCCTCTAAGCTCTTCTACAAAGACGAACTGTGTTTCAAAGCACCAAAGGCCGAAGTAGAGACTCTCTGCAAGTGGAAAACCTTGCCCAAAAAAGGCTTCCCACTCCTCTTCCACGGAGTCAGG GGCACAGAAATGAGGGAAGGTAACAACCCATCGTGGTTCAACCCAGTGGAGGCTGTACAGGTCATGATCTACTGCTGCCAGCTGGCCAAGAAGCTCTACAAACCGGTGGCTGCCTCTGACATCGGCATCATCGCCCCCTACAAGAAACAA TGTGAGAAGATCCGAGTGCTGCTGGGTAAGGTGGGCCTGTCTGACGTCAAAGTGGGCTCCGTGGAGGAGTTCCAAGGACAAGAGTTCCTCGTCATCATCATGTCTACA GTGCGCTCTAATGAATCGGTGCAGAGTGACAATTTACAGAGTGTGCTCGGCTTTCTGGCCAACCCCAAACGCTTCAACGTGGCCATCACTCGCCCCAAAGCCCTGCTCCTGATTGTTGGAAACCCCCACATCCTCATCCGG gATCTCTGCTTCAGGGCTCTCCTGCACTACTGTTTCATCAACGGGGCGTATCTGGGCtgtgacccccctccctccctacgAGACTCTGAGAT TGTTGCAGAACCGTGA
- the dbx2 gene encoding homeobox protein DBX2 yields MVSVQSCTRRNMAGSPPALPGFGNSGKSFLIDNLLQSQTPSVRHLRRAACERPRRTWGSAHGAFQAHSPQQGKDLGGPLLPHAGVLSSVFLRSPPYLLACCGGSSPPPVFSKVANIRMWSADTSPKSRRGILRRAVFSEEQRKELERTFRRQKYISKTDRNKLAADLSLKESQVKIWFQNRRMKWRNCKEKEVHNTRSPMDELMAQGLAQEEEEPSQKHCDSKNERSTAQKSGWDT; encoded by the exons ATGGTCTCAGTTCAGAGCTGCACCAGGAGGAATATGGCCGGCTCTCCTCCTGCGCTACCCGGCTTTGGGAACTCTGGAAAGAGTTTTCTTATTGACAATCTGCTGCAGTCACAGACACCTTCAGTCCGTCACCTGCGAAGGGCCGCGTGTGAACGTCCCAGGAGAACCTGGGGCTCTGCGCACGGAGCCTTTCAGGCCCACAGTCCCCAGCAGGGGAAAGATTTAGGAGGACCACTTCTGCCACACGCAG GTGTACTGAGCAGTGTTTTCCTGCGCAGCCCGCCGTATCTGCTGGCGTGCTGCGGTGGGTCCAGCCCCCCTCCTGTTTTCTCCA aGGTGGCAAACATTCGAATGTGGTCTGCTGATACAAGTCCTAAATCAAGAAGAGGGATCCTCAGGAGGGCCGTGTTCTCTGAAGAACAACGGAAAGAGCTCGAGAGAACTTTTCGGAGACAGAAATACATCAGCAAAACAGATCGGAACAAGCTGGCAGCAGATCTCAGTCTCAAGGAGTCCCAG GTAAagatctggttccagaaccgCCGAATGAAGTGGAGGAACTGTAAGGAAAAGGAAGTTCATAACACTCGCTCCCCGATGGATGAGCTCATGGCCCAAGGTCTtgctcaggaggaggaggaaccatCGCAGAAACACTGTGACTCAAAGAATGAGAGATCAACAGCACAGAAGAGTGGCTGGGACACATGA